The following are encoded together in the Nyctibius grandis isolate bNycGra1 chromosome 5, bNycGra1.pri, whole genome shotgun sequence genome:
- the LOC137664453 gene encoding endonuclease domain-containing 1 protein-like, which yields MLLLLLLQVSASCLWLGRSEVVTSFESSCPQFFFRETPPNEALEPESPAWICQRYKNQYYFATLYDRNRRIPVYSAYLYQPGPGKRPKTWLVEPQLMGPTYPKTLEREWTLLNYFNVSLEQLSKSQAILQDYKNLTGLNRGHLNPSGHHPDSSSRTATFTLTNIVPQDEKLNGGAWNNYEQQTMIRRTRGCNTTYVVVGAVPGNNYIAKGRVNKPSYIWSSACCEVDTNHRKSWAAIAENDKNEVQLLTLGELEDVLTELYGRDQVSLFDSDCPRE from the exons atgctgttgctgctgctgctgcaggtctCGGCAAGCTGCCTCTGGCTGGGACGCAGCGAGGTGGTGACATCCTTTGAAAGTTCATGCCCTCAGTTTTTCTTCCGGGAAACTCCCCCGAATGAAGCCCTAGAGCCGGAGAGCCCAGCCTGGATCTGCCAGCGCTACAAGAACCAGTACTACTTTGCCACCCTGTATGACAGGAACCGGCGTATTCCCGTGTACTCCGCTTACCTCTACCAGCCTGGACCGGGCAAGAGACCTAAAACGTGGCTGGTCGAGCCCCAG CTGATGGGTCCAACTTATCCCAAAACATTGGAAAGAGAGTGGACCCTCTTAAATTATTTCAACGTCAGCTTAGAGCAACTCAGCAAGAGCCAGGCTATCCTCCAAGACTACAAGAACCTGACGGGTTTGAACCGCGGCCATTTGAACCCCAGCGGCCATCACCCCGACTCCAGCAGCAGGACGGCTACCTTCACCCTCACCAACATAGTGCCCCAGGACGAGAAACTCAATGGCGGTGCCTGGAACAACTACGAGCAGCAAACGATGATCAGGAGGACCCGGGGCTGTAACACCACCTACGTCGTCGTGGGTGCCGTGCCTGGGAACAACTATATTGCCAAGGGGAGGGTTAATAAACCCAGCTACATCTGGTCAAGTGCCTGCTGCGAGGTGGACACGAACCACAGGAAGTCTTGGGCGGCCATTGCTGAGAATGACAAGAACGAGGTCCAGCTCCTCACgctgggggagctggaggaTGTGTTGACCGAGCTCTACGGGAGGGACCAGGTTTCTCTGTTTGACAGCGACTGTCCCCGGGAATAA